The Gadus macrocephalus chromosome 13, ASM3116895v1 genome includes a window with the following:
- the LOC132470174 gene encoding leucine-rich repeats and immunoglobulin-like domains protein 2, whose amino-acid sequence MARKTFKMAEDWPVSVAVVFMLLGLSACALEPCPDPCSCKSGFDEIHILDCNRKRLTTAPRNPPSWITQVSMNHNELTSIPSLGDVSSNVTSLSLIHNRIWELPLHQLQPYTSLESLDLASNSISVLKAFPSMPLKYLNLSNNKVSTLEPGCFDNISSTLLVLKLNRNRLALLPSKVFKLPMLNFLEIKRNKIKVVDSLTFKGMEALRSLKMQRNGITKLMDGAFFGLNNMEELELEHNNLTEVSKGWLYGLRMLRVLQLSQNTIGIIRADAWEFLQKLEQLDLSFNHLTRLEDTAFVGLGLLENLNLGENTISHLGEGVFGGLASLRSLDIRNNEISWAIEDSISVFEGMKKLNTLILQRNKIKSITKKAFQGLEELEHLDLSKNSIMSVHPDALAHLKLKSL is encoded by the exons ATGGCTAGGAAGACATTTAAAATGGCGGAGGATTGGCCCGTGTCTGTGGCCGTCGTCTTCATGTTGTTGGGGTTGAGTGCCTGTGCACTGGAGCCCTGTCCTGATCCATGCTCGTGTAAAAGTGGATTCGACGAGATACATATCCTGGACTGCAACCGCAAAAGACTTACGACAGCTCCTCGTAACCCCCCTAGCTGGATCACCCAAGT GAGCATGAATCATAATGAATTGACTTCTATTCCTTCCCTTGGGGACGTCTCCTCCAACGTCACGTCGTTGTCATT GATCCACAACCGAATCTGGGAGCTACCTCTGCATCAGCTGCAGCCGTACACATCCTTGGAGTCCCTAGACCTCGCCTCCAACTCTATCTCTGTGCTCAAGGCCTTCCCCTCCATGCCGCTCAAATACCT GAATCTGAGCAACAACAAGGTCAGCACGCTGGAGCCGGGCTGCTTCGACAACATCTCCAGCACCCTGTTGGTGCTCAAACTCAACCGCAACCGGCTGGCCCTGCTGCCCTCCAAGGTCTTCAAGCTGCCCATGCTCAACTTCCT TGAGATTAAACGCAACAAGATCAAGGTGGTGGACAGCCTGACCTTCAAGGGGATGGAGGCCCTCCGCTCCCTGAAGATGCAGAGAAACGGCATCACCAAGCTGATGGACGGAGCTTTCTTTGGACTCAACAACATGGAGGAGCT AGAGCTGGAGCACAACAACCTGACGGAGGTAAGTAAGGGCTGGTTGTACGGCCTGCGGATGCTGCGCGTCCTGCAGCTCAGCCAGAACACCATCGGCATCATACGAGCAGACGCCTGGGAGTTCCTCCAGAAGCTCGAACAACT GGACCTCTCCTTCAACCACCTGACGCGTCTGGAGGACACGGCCTTCGTGGGCCTGGGCCTCCTGGAGAACCTGAACCTGGGGGAGAACACCATCAGCCACCTGGGAGAGGGGGTGTTTGGCGGCCTGGCCAGCCTCCGCAGCCT AGATATCCGCAATAATGAGATCTCCTGGGCCATCGAGGACTCCATCAGCGTGTTCGAGGGCATGAAGAAGCTCAACACTCT TATTCTCCAGAGGAACAAGATCAAGTCCATCACCAAGAAGGCCTTCCAGGgcttggaggagctggagcaccT GGACCTGAGCAAGAACAGCATCATGTCTGTCCACCCCGACGCCCTCGCTCACCTGAAGCTGAAATCCTTGTGA